Genomic window (Deltaproteobacteria bacterium):
CCTTCGACACGCTGTCCATCCGCACGCTCAATACGGTCTCCATAACCGGCCGAGGCGGCCGTCTCCCCCTGATGGGGTCCATCAGACCCACGAATTCCTGAATATAGCGGGTCGAGGCCAAAATCGCATGTCTCGGGTTTCCCATGCGCGAGTGTCGCGTCCAATACGACATCCCGGCGGCGGCCCGCCCGGCCTGCTTGACTCGCCGCGGGAGATTCGTTAATCACTACCAAGTCAGTACGCCGGGACCCGGTCCCGCGTACGACCCCTCCATAACCTGACCCGGATGGGTGGAACCGCGGAATCCAAGGCCACCGCCCGGATCCAGGCCTCCGAGACCGGAATCCAACGTCAGGAATAATCGACCAGAGGAGAGTCATGGCAAACTATCTACAAGTGAAGGTGCCGGAACAGGGCGAAAAGGTTACGCTTTCGGACGGCAACCTGCAGGTTCCCGACAATCCCATCATCCCGTTCATCGAGGGCGACGGCATCGGAGTGGACATCTGGGCGGCGGCGGAGCGGGTACTGGACGGCGCCGTGGCCAAGGCCTACGGGGGCAAGAAGAAGATCTCCTGGATGGAGGTCTACGCCGGCGAGAAGGCCGATGCGGTGTACGGCGACGACTGCCCGCCGAGCCTGCTGCCGCAGGAAACCGTGGACGTCATCCGCGAGTACCTGGTGGCCATCAAGGGTCCCCTGACCACGCCGGTGGGCGAGGGCTTCCGCAGCCTCAACGTCACCCTGCGCCAGGTCCTGGACCTGTACGTCTGCCTCCGGCCCGTGCGCTATTTCAAGGGCGTGCCCTCGCCGGTGGTGCGGCCCCATCTGGTGGACATGGTGATCTTCCGCGAGAACACCGAAGACATCTACGCCGGCATCGAATGGGAAACCGGCACGCCCGAGGCCGAGAAAGTGGTGAAGTTCCTGCGGGACGAGATGGGAGTCAAGAGCATCCGCTTCCCCGACACCGCCAGCATCGGCATCAAGCCCATCTCCATCGAGGGCTCCGAGCGCCTGATCCGCGCGGCCATCCGCTACGCCGTGGACCACAACCGGCGCAACGTGACCCTGGTGCACAAGGGCAACATCCAGAAGTACACCGAAGGTGCCTTCATGCGCTGGGGCTACGCGCTGGCCAAGCGCGAGTTCGGCGACAAGGTCATCTCCTGGGAAGACTGCGGCGGCCGGCCGGACGAGGGGCAGATCCTCATCAAGGACGCCATCACCGACGCCTTCCTGCAGCAGATCCTCACCCGCCCCGACGAGTTCGACGTGATCCCCACCATGAACCTCACCGGCGATCTTATCTCGGACGCGCTGGCGGCGCAGGTGGGCGGCATCGGCATCGCGCCGGGCGGCAACATCAACTACGACAGCGGCCACGCCCTGTTCGAGGCCACCCACGGCACCGCGCCCAAGTACGCCGGCCAGGACAAGGTCAACCCGGGTTCGGTGATCCTCTCCGGCGAGATGATGCTGCGGCACCTGGGCTGGGACGAGGCCGCGGACCTGGTGATCCAGGGCCTCGAGGAAACCATCGCGCAGAAGACCGTCACCTACGATTTCGAGCGCCTCATGACCGGCGCCAAGCTGCTCAAGTGCTCGGAGTTCGGCGACGCCATCGTGGGGAACATGTAACGCAACGGGAAACGCTACGGAACCATGAGCATTTCAAGACGCAAGATCGCACTCATCGGGGGCGGCAACATCGGCGGCACCATGGCGCACCTGTGCGCCATGAAGAAGCTGGGCGACGTGGTGCTCTTCGACGTCGTCGACGGGCTGCCCCAGGGCAAGGCGCTGGACCTGCTCCAATCCGCGCCCGTGGAGAGCTTTGACGCCAGCATCGTCGGCACCACCAGCTACGAGGACATCGTCGGCGCCGACGTGTGCATCATCACCGCCGGCATCGCGCGCAAGCCGGGCATGAGCCGGGACGACCTCCTGAGCACCAACGCCAAGATCATGTCGCAGGTGTCCGAGAACATCAAAGAGTACGCTCCCGACGCCTTCGTCATCGTCATCACCAACCCGCTGGACGCCATGGTGACCCTGTGCCAGCGGGTCACCGGCTTCCCCAAGAACCAGGTGGTGGGGCAGTCGGGAATCCTGGATTCGTCGCGCTACCGCACCTTCATCGCCCAGGAGCTGAACCGCTCGGTGGACAGCGTCGCCGCCATGGTGCTGGGCGGCCACGGCGACGACATGGTGCCGGTCCGGAGCACCTGCCAGGTGGGCGGCGTGCCCGTGGAACGGCTGATCGCATCCGAACGGCTGGACGAGATCGAGCAGCGCGTGCGCATGGCCGGAGGCGAGATCGTCGCGCTCCTGAAGACCGGCTCGGCGTTCTACGCGCCGGCGTCGGCGGCGGTGCGCATGGCCGAGGCCTACCTGCTCGACAAGAAGGAAGTGCTTCCCTGCGCGGCCCTGCTCGAAGGCGAGTACGGCGTCCAGGGCTACTACTTCTGCGTGCCGGTGCTGATCGGCGCGGGCGGCGTGGAGCAGGTTATCGAGATCGACCTGTCGGCCGGCGAGAAGGCCCAGTTCGACGAGTCCCTGTCCCACGTCGAGGAGATCGTGGGCGCCATGGACCGGGTGCTGGCCCAAGGTTAGACTGTCAATTCCATTGGACGGCTGCCGGGCGGTTTCGAGCCCGTCCGGCGTCCATCCCAGTCCCTGCATGAATATCCACGAATATCAGGCGAAACAGTGGCTCGCGCGGTTCGGCGTGCCCGTGCCCCAGGGCCGGGTGGCCGCCAGCGCCGACGAGGCGCGCGCGGCGGCGCGCGAGATCGGCTTCCCGTGCGTCGTCAAGGCACAGATCCACGCCGGCGGCCGGGGCAAGGCCGGCGGCGTCAAGGTGGTCCACGGCGAGGACGAGGCGGCCGCGTTTGCCGAAGGCCTCCTGGGAAAGCCGCTGGTGACCCACCAGACCGGTCCCGAGGGACGCGTGGTCCGGCGCGTGTGGGTGGAAGAGGCGTCGCGCATCTCCCGTGAGCTCTACTGCAGCATCGTGCTGGACGCCGCGGCCGGCGGCCCCGCCATCATCGCCTGCCGCGAGGGCGGCATGGAGATCGAGGAGGTGGCCAAGGAGACGCCCGACGCCATCATCATCGAGGTGGTGGATCCGCTGGTGGGGGTGCAGCCGTTCCAGATCCGCCACGTGGCGGGCCGGCTGGGATTGGCCGGCAAGGAAGTCTCGGCCTTCGGCGCGCTCGTCAGGAGCCTGTACGACGCCTTTCTCAAGTCCGACTGCATGCAACTGGAGATCAACCCGCTGGCGCAGTTGGAGGACGGGCGGCTGCTGGTCCTCGACGCCAAGATGAACTTCGACGGCAACGCGCTCTTCCGCCACGCCGACGTGGTGGAGTTGCGCGACATCACCGAGGAGGATCCCAAGGAGGTCAAGGCCTCGGAGCTGGGCATCTCGTACGTGGCCCTGGACGGTAACATCGGCTGCATGGTGAACGGCGCGGGCCTGGCCATGGGCACCATGGACATCATCCAGCAGTACGGCGGCATGCCGGCCAACTTCCTCGACGTGGGCGGCGGCGCCAGCAAGGAGATGGTGGGACAGGCGTTCCGCCTGCTGCTCTCCGACGACAAGGTGCGCGGCGTGCTGGTGAACATCTTCGGCGGCATCATGCGCTGCGACGTCATCGCCGCGGGCATCATCGACGCGGCCCGGGAGATCGGCGTCAACGTGCCCCTGGTGGTGCGCCTGCAGGGAACCAACGTCGAACAGGGCAGGGAGCTGCTGTCCAACTCCGACCTGAGCATCATTCCGGCGGACACCATCGCGGACGCCGCGCAGAAGATCGTCGAGGCGGTGCGGACGGAGGAAGGGCGCGCATGAGCATTCTCGTCGACGCCGAGACACGCGTGCTCACCCAGGGCATTACCGGCGCCACCGGCCAGTTCCACACCCGTACGTGCAAGGAGTACGGTAGCCGGATGGTGGCCGGCGTCACTCCCGGCAAGGGCGGCACCGACTTCGAGGGGATTCCCGTTTTCGACACCGTGGAACAGGCGGTGCGGGAGACCGGCGCCAACGCCAGCGTCATCTATGTGCCGCCACCGTTCGCGGCGGACGCCATGATGGAATCGTCCGCCGCCGGCGTACCGCTGGTGATCTGCATCACCGAAGGCGTCCCGGTCCAGGACATGATGCGCGTCAAGCGCTACCTGGCCGACCGCGGCACCGTGCTGGTGGGACCCAACTGCCCGGGCGTGATCACCCCGGACGCGTGCAAGATCGGCATCATGCCCGGCCACATCCACAAGCGCGGGCGCATCGGGGTCATTTCCCGCAGCGGCACGTTGACCTACGAGGCGGTGGACCAGCTCACGCGTCTGGGCATGGGACAGTCCACCTGCGTCGGCATCGGCGGCGACCCAATTCGGGGGCTCAACTTCGTGGATGTGCTCGCCCTGTTCAACGAGGACGACGAGACCGAAGCGGTGGTGCTCATCGGCGAGATCGGCGGCAGCGCCGAACAGGACGCCGCGGAATGGATCCGGGCGCACATGAAAAAGCCCGTCGTGGGCTTCATCGTGGGCCAGACGGCCCCGCCGGGAAAGCGCATGGGCCATGCCGGCGCCATCATTTCCGGAGGCAAGGGCACCGCCGCGGAGAAGGTCGAGGCGTTGCGCGCCGCGGGCGTGAGCATGGCGCCGACCCCGGCGGACATCGGCCAGACCATGAAGGAGAGGTTGGGATAATCCGTATGGAGCGAACACTGTCGATCGTCAAGCCGGAAGCCGTCGCGGGCGGCCACATCGGAGATATCCTGAGCCGCTTCGAGCAGGCCGGCCTCAAGGTGGTGGCGGCGAAGCTGACCCGCCTGGACAAACAGCGGGCGGAGTCCTTCTACGCCGTGCACCGCGAGCGGCCGTTCTTCAACACCCTCACCGATTACATGTCCACCGGGCCCATCTTCGTGTCGGTCCTCGAAGGGGACGGGGCCATCGCCCGTAATCGCGAGATCATGGGCGCCACCGATCCGGCCAACGCGGCGCCGGGAACGATCCGGAAGGACTTGGGCACCGACGTGGAGGCCAACGCGGTGCACGGCTCCGACGCCCCCGAGACCGCGGCCGCGGAAATCGACTTCTTCTTCAGCGACGACGAGATCCAGTCTCCCACCGCCTGAGACTTCAGGGGAGGTCCCAAGGCGTCAAGCACGTCATCGATTCGAAATCGCACCGCCGCTCGAATCGTCATTCCCGCGAAAGCGGGAATCCAGGGGTGGGAGGGGCCACACGGGGACACACACTGTCGCATGGACCTGGATTCCGCAACCGAAGGGCAAGGGACCGCGCCGTTTCACGGCGGCGATTCAGACGATCCCCGGCGGCCTCTCGAGGACCTCGGCCATGCCGAGCTGAGCGCGTGGCTCGACGCCCGCGGGCTTCCGTCCTATCGCGCCGATCAGATACGGCGCTGGCTGTTCCAGAAGCACGCGACCGAGTTCGAGAGCATGACCGACCTGTCGCGGGAGCTGCGGCAAGCGCTGGCGCGGTCGTTCGTCATCGGCAGCCTGGCGGTGCAGCAACAGAGCCGTTCCGATGACGGCACCGTCAAGTACCTGCTGCGTTTGCGCGACAGCAACCTCGTGGAGACCGTGTATATTCCGGAACCGGACCGGGTGACGCTGTGCGTGTCGACGCAGGCGGGATGCGGTCTGGGGTGCGCGTTCTGCGCCACCGCGCGCATGGGACTCAAGCGCAACCTCACTCAGGCGGAGATCCTGGACCAGATCCTCGAGGTGCAGCGCGGGTGCCCCGAGGAGCGGCGGATCTCCAACCTGGTGTTCATGGGCATGGGCGAGCCCCTGGCCAACTACGATGCCACGCGCGGGGCACTGGAAACCATCACCGATGCCCATAGCGGCATGGCCATCTCGCCACGCAAGATCACCGTCTCGACGGTCGGATTGCTGCCGCAGATGCGCCGGCTCATGGAGGAAACACGGGTGAACCTGGCCATCTCGCTCCATGCCGCGCGCGACGACGTGCGCTCGGGGCTGATGCCGGTCAACCGTAAGTACCCGGTGGCGGACTTGCTGGAGTGCTGTCGCTCCCTGCCGGTGCCGCGGCGCAAGCGGATCACCTTCGAGTATCTGCTTCTGCGCGGTGTGAACGACCTCCCGGCGGACGCGGCGGAGCTCGCGAGACTGCTTCGCGGGATCCGTTGCAAGGTGAACCTGATACCCTTCAATCCACACGAAGGGAGCGGTTTCGACCGGCCGCCGGAGGACGTCATCGAACGCTTCGGAGAAGCGCTGCGGGCCCGGGGAATCCAGACCCACGTGCGCCGTCCCCGGGGCGAGGACATCCAGGCGGCCTGCGGGCAGTTGTATCACGCGGCGGCGCCGGAGGACGCGGGCGGGCGCGCACGCGTCGCGGCCACCATGGAACAGCGGCGGGGCGCGGGTTCTCGAGCGGCCCAGTGAACGGGGAAACGGACATGGAACAGAACACGACCCTGGGCGTCATCGGCGGCACCGGCCTGTACGAGATGGAGGGACTGAGCGGGGTGGGCGCAGTGGAGGTGGAACCCCCCTTCGGCGCCCCCTCCGCTCCCTTCGTGACGGGCACCCTGGCCGGGGTCGACATGGTCTTCCTGCCGCGTCACGGCAGGGGCCATCGCCTGCTGCCTTCCGAGGTCAACAACCGCGCCAACATCTTCGGCATGAAGAAGCTCGGCGTCGGACGGATCCTCTCGGTCAGCGCGGTAGGCAGCCTCCAG
Coding sequences:
- the mdh gene encoding malate dehydrogenase, whose protein sequence is MSRRKIALIGGGNIGGTMAHLCAMKKLGDVVLFDVVDGLPQGKALDLLQSAPVESFDASIVGTTSYEDIVGADVCIITAGIARKPGMSRDDLLSTNAKIMSQVSENIKEYAPDAFVIVITNPLDAMVTLCQRVTGFPKNQVVGQSGILDSSRYRTFIAQELNRSVDSVAAMVLGGHGDDMVPVRSTCQVGGVPVERLIASERLDEIEQRVRMAGGEIVALLKTGSAFYAPASAAVRMAEAYLLDKKEVLPCAALLEGEYGVQGYYFCVPVLIGAGGVEQVIEIDLSAGEKAQFDESLSHVEEIVGAMDRVLAQG
- the icd gene encoding NADP-dependent isocitrate dehydrogenase, encoding MANYLQVKVPEQGEKVTLSDGNLQVPDNPIIPFIEGDGIGVDIWAAAERVLDGAVAKAYGGKKKISWMEVYAGEKADAVYGDDCPPSLLPQETVDVIREYLVAIKGPLTTPVGEGFRSLNVTLRQVLDLYVCLRPVRYFKGVPSPVVRPHLVDMVIFRENTEDIYAGIEWETGTPEAEKVVKFLRDEMGVKSIRFPDTASIGIKPISIEGSERLIRAAIRYAVDHNRRNVTLVHKGNIQKYTEGAFMRWGYALAKREFGDKVISWEDCGGRPDEGQILIKDAITDAFLQQILTRPDEFDVIPTMNLTGDLISDALAAQVGGIGIAPGGNINYDSGHALFEATHGTAPKYAGQDKVNPGSVILSGEMMLRHLGWDEAADLVIQGLEETIAQKTVTYDFERLMTGAKLLKCSEFGDAIVGNM
- the sucD gene encoding succinate--CoA ligase subunit alpha, translated to MSILVDAETRVLTQGITGATGQFHTRTCKEYGSRMVAGVTPGKGGTDFEGIPVFDTVEQAVRETGANASVIYVPPPFAADAMMESSAAGVPLVICITEGVPVQDMMRVKRYLADRGTVLVGPNCPGVITPDACKIGIMPGHIHKRGRIGVISRSGTLTYEAVDQLTRLGMGQSTCVGIGGDPIRGLNFVDVLALFNEDDETEAVVLIGEIGGSAEQDAAEWIRAHMKKPVVGFIVGQTAPPGKRMGHAGAIISGGKGTAAEKVEALRAAGVSMAPTPADIGQTMKERLG
- the ndk gene encoding nucleoside-diphosphate kinase encodes the protein MRMERTLSIVKPEAVAGGHIGDILSRFEQAGLKVVAAKLTRLDKQRAESFYAVHRERPFFNTLTDYMSTGPIFVSVLEGDGAIARNREIMGATDPANAAPGTIRKDLGTDVEANAVHGSDAPETAAAEIDFFFSDDEIQSPTA
- the rlmN gene encoding 23S rRNA (adenine(2503)-C(2))-methyltransferase RlmN, with the protein product MDLDSATEGQGTAPFHGGDSDDPRRPLEDLGHAELSAWLDARGLPSYRADQIRRWLFQKHATEFESMTDLSRELRQALARSFVIGSLAVQQQSRSDDGTVKYLLRLRDSNLVETVYIPEPDRVTLCVSTQAGCGLGCAFCATARMGLKRNLTQAEILDQILEVQRGCPEERRISNLVFMGMGEPLANYDATRGALETITDAHSGMAISPRKITVSTVGLLPQMRRLMEETRVNLAISLHAARDDVRSGLMPVNRKYPVADLLECCRSLPVPRRKRITFEYLLLRGVNDLPADAAELARLLRGIRCKVNLIPFNPHEGSGFDRPPEDVIERFGEALRARGIQTHVRRPRGEDIQAACGQLYHAAAPEDAGGRARVAATMEQRRGAGSRAAQ
- the sucC gene encoding ADP-forming succinate--CoA ligase subunit beta; translated protein: MNIHEYQAKQWLARFGVPVPQGRVAASADEARAAAREIGFPCVVKAQIHAGGRGKAGGVKVVHGEDEAAAFAEGLLGKPLVTHQTGPEGRVVRRVWVEEASRISRELYCSIVLDAAAGGPAIIACREGGMEIEEVAKETPDAIIIEVVDPLVGVQPFQIRHVAGRLGLAGKEVSAFGALVRSLYDAFLKSDCMQLEINPLAQLEDGRLLVLDAKMNFDGNALFRHADVVELRDITEEDPKEVKASELGISYVALDGNIGCMVNGAGLAMGTMDIIQQYGGMPANFLDVGGGASKEMVGQAFRLLLSDDKVRGVLVNIFGGIMRCDVIAAGIIDAAREIGVNVPLVVRLQGTNVEQGRELLSNSDLSIIPADTIADAAQKIVEAVRTEEGRA